One genomic window of Halanaerobium saccharolyticum subsp. saccharolyticum DSM 6643 includes the following:
- the polX gene encoding DNA polymerase/3'-5' exonuclease PolX — MQEMSNKEIAKTLAKFADLMAIKGENDFKIRAYTNAARKIESFADQISQLAAEDSLKDIKGIGSGIAEAINQLLQEGMIEEMEAIKAELPPGVIEMTDIQGLGPKTAHRFYYELEIEDLVSLEKALKEGKVQKMKGFGKKSEAKLLKALKNHEKYVDKIILAKALKTAGEIIETIKAEIKPELFKKIEICGSSRRAKELTGDLDILIASDQPEKLSKQLKNLDFTAEVIGAGDTKVSIRTDQGVQTDFRLVSEEEFPSALHYFTGSQAHNVRMRQLAKDNNLKLSEYGLFREDGSKEKIESEADIFKILGLDYIIPELREDQGEIEAAQKGELPQSIELDDIKGDLHLHSRYSDGAFTIKEMAEAARDQRAYQYLAVTDHSQSLTIASGMSIQELKAQLKEIDELNKELKDFKVLKGVEVDILKNGDLDFEDELLEQLDFVIASIHSNFNLKEEEMTARIIKAVKNPHVNLIGHPRGRMLGGREPYAVDLEKVIAAAAEYNTALEINASPQRLDLNAEWARKVKKAGGKISINTDAHHYREYSDMKLGVATARRGWLEKEDVINTFSYQELIEFLNSKK, encoded by the coding sequence ATGCAGGAAATGAGCAACAAAGAAATTGCAAAAACCCTGGCTAAATTTGCTGATTTAATGGCTATTAAAGGAGAAAATGATTTTAAAATCAGAGCTTATACAAATGCTGCTCGTAAAATAGAGTCTTTTGCAGATCAGATTTCTCAGCTGGCAGCAGAGGATAGTTTAAAAGATATTAAAGGAATTGGCAGCGGAATAGCCGAAGCGATTAATCAGCTACTGCAGGAAGGTATGATTGAAGAAATGGAGGCGATTAAAGCTGAGCTTCCACCTGGAGTTATAGAAATGACTGATATTCAGGGTTTAGGACCCAAAACTGCTCACCGCTTTTATTATGAATTAGAAATAGAAGATTTAGTAAGTTTAGAAAAAGCTTTAAAAGAAGGAAAAGTACAAAAGATGAAGGGCTTTGGTAAAAAGTCGGAAGCAAAACTATTAAAGGCCTTAAAAAATCACGAAAAATATGTGGATAAAATTATATTAGCCAAGGCTTTAAAAACTGCTGGAGAGATTATTGAGACAATCAAAGCCGAAATTAAGCCAGAACTATTTAAAAAAATTGAAATCTGCGGCAGCAGTAGAAGAGCCAAAGAATTAACTGGAGATTTAGATATCTTGATTGCATCAGATCAGCCTGAAAAGCTTTCTAAACAGCTTAAAAACCTTGATTTTACAGCCGAAGTTATTGGGGCTGGTGATACTAAAGTCAGTATCAGAACTGATCAGGGAGTTCAGACAGATTTTAGGTTGGTCAGCGAAGAAGAGTTTCCTTCAGCTCTCCATTATTTTACCGGTTCTCAGGCCCATAATGTACGAATGAGGCAGCTGGCTAAAGATAATAACTTAAAATTAAGTGAATATGGATTATTTAGAGAAGATGGCAGCAAAGAAAAAATTGAGTCTGAGGCAGATATTTTTAAAATTTTAGGTTTAGACTATATTATACCAGAATTGAGAGAAGATCAGGGTGAAATAGAAGCTGCGCAAAAGGGAGAGCTTCCTCAAAGTATAGAATTAGATGATATTAAAGGAGATCTACATCTCCACTCCCGCTATAGTGATGGTGCTTTTACAATCAAAGAAATGGCTGAGGCGGCCAGAGACCAAAGAGCTTATCAATATCTAGCCGTTACTGACCATTCTCAATCTCTGACAATTGCCAGCGGCATGAGTATTCAAGAGTTAAAAGCACAGCTTAAAGAAATCGATGAGCTAAATAAAGAGCTAAAAGACTTTAAAGTGCTTAAGGGAGTAGAAGTTGATATTTTAAAAAACGGAGATTTAGATTTTGAAGACGAACTATTGGAACAGCTTGATTTTGTTATCGCTTCAATTCACAGTAATTTTAACCTGAAAGAAGAGGAAATGACCGCCCGAATTATTAAAGCAGTTAAAAACCCTCATGTTAATTTAATTGGTCATCCCAGAGGTAGAATGCTTGGAGGGCGAGAGCCTTATGCAGTTGATTTAGAGAAAGTTATTGCAGCTGCAGCAGAATATAATACCGCTTTAGAAATTAATGCTTCACCACAGCGTTTGGATTTAAATGCTGAATGGGCTCGTAAAGTTAAAAAAGCGGGAGGCAAGATTTCGATTAATACTGATGCTCATCATTACAGGGAGTACAGTGATATGAAACTTGGGGTGGCAACAGCCCGCCGCGGTTGGTTGGAAAAAGAAGATGTAATTAATACCTTTTCTTATCAAGAATTAATTGAATTTTTAAATTCAAAAAAGTAA
- a CDS encoding penicillin-binding protein 1A, with translation MKKKTKAIFLITFLIIFALGTGAMLGAVTWIIQDTPDITDYKGSSEATMIYDADGELLTKLFKENRVYVPLERMPEDLKNAIIAIEDTKFYVHHGIDLWGIGRAMINNILKGDLTDQGASTITQQLARNAFLTLDKNYLRKIQEAYLAIQFERMYTKSEILEMYLNEIFLGHSAYGVETASLQYFGKSVEDLTLAESALIAGLPQSPNNYSPLRNPELAIKRRNIVLDRMYELDYITEAERNQAKNAELNLDTVEEDEMENTAHYFTLYVRDQLIDRFGASLVYNGGLKVHTTLNPDMQKLAEQTINNKIENGFIPSFQSSGSQNLQPQLSLVSLDVNSGAIRAMVGGRGTDQFNRAYQAVRQPGSAFKPFVYSTALIEGDYTTGSIINDLPMLASESNKGDELSIWPRNYGDRYRGLINLNTALTNSVNVAAVKLIQDIGVKSVIDFTERLGISTFTNSDGHDDHYSLALGGLNRGVTPIEMASAYSVFANKGIYTEPHAIRKVYDKHQNLIYEAQPKSKMVMTQADSYLITSMLKSVVDNGTGRRAQMDRDVGGKTGTTNDYTDAWFVGFTSQIATSVWIGEDTARSMEYDVKTVGSGEAAQIWGDYMRAAVKDMPVINFQMPDNIIEVDVDPYTGLLSNQSSPRIDVLPYKEGTEPTETESLHGPVETVRVDRESGLLATNNCPADQIEERHYIQGSGIRIGPAQKSFREVNSNKDSEDLVKGTYTIATGGPVQQIDQEYGIPKLQRNGEPRFETKPTRNCNIHGSGGSSVPFLNDNNGSDSNQDSNSDSGSDDEDSDSPLGGLFDIFGND, from the coding sequence ATGAAGAAAAAGACAAAGGCAATATTTTTAATAACTTTTTTAATTATTTTTGCCCTGGGCACAGGCGCTATGTTAGGTGCTGTCACCTGGATAATACAGGATACTCCTGATATTACAGATTATAAGGGTTCAAGTGAAGCAACAATGATTTATGATGCTGATGGTGAACTCTTAACAAAATTATTTAAGGAAAATAGAGTTTATGTCCCCTTAGAAAGAATGCCGGAGGATTTAAAAAATGCAATTATAGCGATTGAAGATACTAAATTTTATGTTCATCACGGTATTGATTTATGGGGAATTGGTAGAGCAATGATAAATAACATATTAAAAGGTGACCTAACTGATCAAGGTGCAAGTACAATTACCCAGCAGTTGGCAAGAAATGCTTTTTTAACTTTAGACAAGAATTATCTGCGTAAGATTCAGGAAGCATATTTAGCTATTCAATTTGAAAGAATGTATACTAAATCTGAAATTTTAGAAATGTATTTAAATGAAATATTTTTAGGCCACAGTGCTTATGGAGTTGAAACTGCTTCACTGCAGTATTTTGGTAAAAGTGTGGAAGATTTAACGCTTGCAGAATCAGCTTTAATTGCTGGTTTACCGCAATCACCCAATAATTATTCTCCACTTCGTAATCCAGAATTAGCAATTAAAAGAAGAAATATAGTTTTAGATAGAATGTACGAATTAGATTACATTACAGAGGCCGAAAGAAATCAGGCCAAAAATGCTGAATTAAATTTAGATACTGTTGAAGAAGATGAGATGGAAAATACAGCTCATTATTTTACTCTTTATGTCAGAGACCAGTTGATTGACCGATTTGGCGCCTCCTTAGTTTATAATGGTGGCTTAAAAGTACATACAACTTTAAATCCTGATATGCAGAAGTTAGCTGAACAGACAATTAATAATAAGATTGAAAATGGCTTTATTCCTTCTTTTCAGAGCAGCGGTAGTCAAAATTTACAGCCCCAGTTATCACTAGTTAGTTTAGATGTTAATAGTGGTGCTATTAGAGCTATGGTTGGCGGTCGAGGCACTGATCAGTTTAATAGAGCTTATCAGGCAGTAAGACAGCCTGGCTCAGCCTTTAAACCCTTTGTTTATTCTACAGCTTTAATTGAAGGAGATTACACTACAGGTTCAATCATTAACGATCTGCCGATGTTGGCTTCTGAGAGTAATAAGGGAGATGAATTAAGTATCTGGCCTCGAAACTATGGTGATCGCTACAGAGGTCTAATTAATTTAAACACTGCTCTAACTAATTCAGTTAATGTAGCAGCAGTAAAATTAATTCAAGATATTGGGGTTAAAAGTGTAATTGATTTTACCGAAAGACTTGGTATTTCAACTTTTACTAACTCTGATGGTCATGATGATCATTATTCACTGGCCCTTGGAGGTCTAAATCGAGGAGTTACGCCAATCGAAATGGCTTCTGCTTATAGTGTTTTTGCAAATAAGGGAATATATACTGAGCCTCATGCAATTAGAAAGGTTTACGATAAACATCAAAATTTAATTTATGAAGCCCAACCTAAAAGCAAAATGGTTATGACACAGGCTGATAGTTATTTAATTACTTCAATGTTGAAAAGTGTTGTTGATAACGGTACAGGCCGCAGAGCTCAGATGGACCGTGATGTTGGTGGTAAAACAGGTACTACTAATGATTATACTGATGCCTGGTTTGTCGGTTTTACATCTCAAATTGCAACAAGTGTCTGGATTGGAGAAGATACTGCACGCTCAATGGAATATGATGTAAAAACAGTTGGTAGTGGTGAGGCAGCTCAAATCTGGGGAGATTATATGCGGGCAGCTGTTAAAGATATGCCGGTTATTAATTTCCAAATGCCGGATAATATAATTGAAGTTGATGTTGATCCATATACTGGATTACTTTCTAATCAGTCTTCACCAAGAATTGATGTTCTTCCTTATAAAGAAGGAACAGAGCCAACTGAAACAGAAAGTTTACACGGCCCAGTAGAAACTGTAAGAGTTGACCGCGAAAGTGGACTTTTAGCAACAAATAATTGTCCTGCTGACCAGATTGAGGAAAGACATTATATTCAGGGTTCAGGTATTAGAATTGGCCCTGCTCAAAAATCATTTAGAGAAGTTAATTCAAATAAAGATTCGGAAGATCTGGTAAAAGGTACTTATACTATAGCTACTGGAGGTCCGGTACAACAGATAGATCAGGAATACGGAATCCCAAAACTTCAAAGAAATGGTGAGCCTCGTTTTGAAACTAAGCCAACTCGTAACTGTAATATTCATGGTTCAGGTGGCAGCAGTGTTCCATTCTTAAATGACAATAATGGTTCTGATTCAAATCAAGATTCAAATAGTGACTCTGGTTCAGATGATGAAGATTCTGATAGTCCACTTGGAGGCTTGTTTGATATATTCGGTAATGATTAA
- a CDS encoding endonuclease MutS2 produces MKEHSLEVLEYKKIIKMTAARAATNIGKEIVENLKPVSNANYIKDRLAEVTAVKSMISEFSTPPFGGVRDIRDDLKKAAKGSVLATDAISRVRSTLRGVSELQRYLENIKTDLDPRIIEREYQVIYDLCSDLKSRPGLAREIDRCINEYGDVADDASSKLKSLRSKMDSIENSIRDKLDSIIKSKHYQDMLQENIVTRRENRYVVPIKQEQRNNFDGIVHGQSASGLTLFMEPMSVVRLNNELREVRAKESAEIQRILQMLSSKIAQDEEIIKRDLMIITRLDSIAAAAKFSLDFECNAADINQKGIIELKQARHPLLKEDPVPIDLKLGDDIATLVITGPNTGGKTVALKTVGLLTMMTQTGLHIPAAANSTVAVFEKIFADIGDEQSIEQSLSTFSSHMHRIREFLAESDESTLVLMDELGVGTDPEEGAALGISILEKLQQKKAVTIATTHYSQLKSYAYTTEQVENASVEFDIETLKPTYKLIMGVPGGSNAFEIALRLGIPQEIIDRARTLLSDEEIKVEDIINELNQERNRYQKLRQEMEEFRNHEKQLKEKYEKMIEEQQQKHEKEMKAAREEAEAIVEETKKEAKRIISNLKEKDFSQRSEIDRAQTSANENLKELSQILESENEKEKEKIDPDEFSEGDQVRVRSIGRKGEITNIDRDKKEAQIQAGIMQVTASLADLVKVDIPDDNEEKQLKNYRVKKAQHVSPKLDLRGERYEAAQFKVDKYLDDAFLAGLNEVEIVHGKGTGALRNAVEEVLENNAHVKDYRLGRQKEGGMGVTIVKIQ; encoded by the coding sequence GTGAAAGAACACAGTCTGGAAGTATTAGAATATAAAAAGATAATAAAAATGACTGCGGCTCGTGCCGCAACAAATATCGGAAAAGAAATTGTCGAAAATTTAAAGCCTGTCAGCAATGCTAATTATATCAAGGATAGATTAGCTGAAGTTACAGCAGTCAAATCAATGATTTCCGAATTTTCTACTCCTCCTTTTGGTGGGGTAAGAGATATCAGAGATGATCTCAAAAAAGCAGCTAAAGGCTCAGTTTTAGCGACTGATGCAATCAGCAGAGTTCGAAGTACTCTCAGAGGAGTTTCAGAACTTCAGCGATATTTAGAGAACATCAAAACTGATTTAGATCCCAGAATAATTGAAAGAGAATATCAGGTAATTTATGATTTATGCTCAGATTTAAAGAGCAGACCGGGGCTGGCCCGAGAGATTGACCGCTGTATTAATGAATATGGAGATGTAGCTGATGATGCCAGTTCTAAATTAAAATCACTGCGGTCTAAAATGGATTCTATAGAAAATTCTATTCGCGACAAACTGGATTCAATTATCAAAAGTAAACATTATCAGGATATGCTGCAGGAAAATATAGTTACTAGAAGAGAAAACCGTTATGTAGTTCCGATTAAACAGGAACAGCGAAATAACTTTGATGGTATTGTCCATGGGCAATCTGCCAGTGGTTTAACCCTCTTTATGGAACCGATGTCTGTGGTTCGTTTAAATAATGAGCTGAGAGAGGTTAGAGCGAAAGAAAGTGCAGAGATTCAGCGAATTTTACAGATGCTGAGTTCTAAAATAGCTCAGGACGAAGAAATAATAAAAAGAGATTTAATGATTATTACCAGATTAGATAGCATTGCAGCTGCCGCAAAGTTTAGTCTTGATTTTGAATGTAATGCTGCAGATATTAATCAAAAGGGTATTATAGAATTAAAACAGGCCAGACATCCACTTTTAAAAGAAGATCCGGTACCCATTGATTTAAAACTTGGTGATGATATTGCAACCCTTGTCATCACCGGTCCAAACACTGGTGGTAAAACAGTTGCCTTAAAGACTGTTGGTCTCTTAACAATGATGACTCAAACCGGTCTGCACATCCCGGCTGCTGCCAATTCGACTGTGGCAGTCTTTGAAAAAATATTTGCTGATATCGGTGATGAACAGAGTATTGAACAGAGTTTAAGTACCTTTTCTTCTCATATGCACAGGATTAGAGAGTTTCTGGCAGAATCAGATGAATCTACTTTAGTTTTAATGGATGAGCTGGGAGTTGGAACTGACCCTGAAGAGGGTGCTGCTTTAGGAATTTCTATTTTAGAAAAACTTCAGCAGAAAAAGGCAGTCACTATAGCTACGACTCACTACAGTCAGCTTAAAAGTTATGCTTACACCACTGAACAGGTAGAAAATGCCTCTGTAGAATTTGATATTGAAACTTTAAAACCTACCTACAAGCTGATTATGGGAGTTCCAGGTGGTTCAAATGCTTTTGAAATTGCACTTAGACTGGGAATACCTCAGGAAATAATTGATCGGGCCCGAACTCTGTTAAGTGACGAAGAGATTAAAGTTGAAGATATAATTAATGAATTAAATCAGGAAAGAAATCGCTACCAAAAACTGCGGCAGGAAATGGAAGAATTCCGCAATCATGAAAAGCAATTAAAAGAAAAATATGAAAAAATGATAGAAGAACAGCAGCAGAAACATGAAAAGGAAATGAAGGCTGCTCGCGAAGAAGCGGAAGCAATTGTAGAAGAGACTAAAAAAGAAGCAAAAAGAATCATTTCTAATTTAAAAGAAAAAGACTTCAGTCAGCGTTCTGAAATTGATAGAGCCCAGACTTCGGCAAACGAAAATTTAAAAGAGCTGAGTCAGATTTTAGAATCAGAAAATGAGAAAGAAAAAGAAAAAATTGATCCAGATGAATTTTCTGAAGGAGATCAGGTTAGAGTTCGCAGTATTGGTCGTAAAGGAGAAATTACTAATATTGATCGCGATAAAAAAGAAGCTCAGATTCAGGCAGGAATTATGCAGGTTACTGCCTCACTGGCGGATCTGGTTAAAGTTGATATTCCTGATGATAATGAGGAAAAACAGCTTAAAAATTACAGAGTTAAAAAAGCACAGCATGTATCACCTAAACTTGATTTAAGAGGCGAAAGATATGAGGCCGCACAGTTTAAGGTTGATAAATATTTAGATGATGCATTTTTAGCCGGTTTAAATGAAGTAGAAATTGTCCATGGTAAGGGAACTGGAGCTTTGCGAAATGCTGTGGAAGAAGTTTTAGAAAATAATGCTCATGTTAAAGACTATCGTCTTGGTCGCCAAAAAGAGGGTGGAATGGGTGTTACTATAGTTAAAATTCAATAG
- the tyrS gene encoding tyrosine--tRNA ligase produces the protein MEINEQLKILKRGVSDLISEEELKKKLTEAKKEERPLRVKLGLDPSAPDIHLGHTVVLRKLKQFQDLGHEVYLIIGDFTGMIGDPTGKSETRNQLTKEEVLENARTYQEQFSKVLDPEKTNVVFNGDWLSEMDFADVLELSAHYTVARMLEREDFSTRYNAGKPIGIHEFFYPLMQGYDSVAIEADVELGGTDQRFNLLVGRKLQQEYGQKPQVVLMMPLLEGLDGVNKMSKSLDNYIGVYDKPADMFGKVMSIPDDMIIRYFELLTDISIERLDQMKEKLARDDFNPMQLKKELAHEIVEEYHSEEDAVKARQEFESVFSKGNLPEDIPVIEIAESDLEEGELWIVKLVAATGLVDSNSQARRMIKQGAVTIDDKKYEKINLDIKVEDEMIIQIGKRRFAKIKLV, from the coding sequence ATGGAAATTAATGAACAGTTAAAGATACTAAAAAGAGGGGTAAGCGATCTTATCTCGGAAGAAGAATTAAAAAAGAAATTAACTGAAGCAAAGAAAGAAGAAAGGCCCTTAAGAGTTAAACTCGGACTTGATCCATCTGCACCGGATATTCACTTAGGACATACCGTGGTACTTCGTAAGTTGAAGCAGTTTCAGGATTTAGGTCATGAAGTTTATTTGATTATTGGAGATTTTACAGGAATGATTGGAGATCCAACTGGCAAATCTGAGACCAGAAACCAGCTGACAAAGGAAGAAGTTTTAGAAAATGCCCGTACATATCAGGAACAATTTTCTAAGGTGCTGGATCCGGAAAAAACCAATGTAGTTTTTAATGGAGACTGGTTAAGTGAAATGGATTTTGCTGATGTTTTAGAATTATCAGCTCATTATACTGTTGCCAGAATGTTAGAGCGTGAAGACTTTTCTACCCGCTATAATGCTGGTAAGCCAATTGGAATTCACGAATTTTTCTATCCTTTAATGCAGGGCTATGATTCAGTTGCAATTGAGGCAGATGTAGAATTGGGTGGAACTGATCAGCGTTTTAACCTTTTAGTTGGCCGCAAACTACAGCAGGAATACGGTCAAAAACCACAGGTAGTTCTAATGATGCCTTTATTAGAAGGTTTAGATGGTGTCAATAAGATGAGTAAAAGTTTAGATAACTATATTGGTGTTTATGATAAACCAGCTGATATGTTTGGTAAAGTAATGTCAATTCCAGATGATATGATTATCCGTTATTTTGAACTTTTAACTGATATTTCAATTGAGCGCTTAGATCAGATGAAAGAAAAATTAGCTCGTGATGATTTTAATCCAATGCAGCTCAAAAAAGAGCTTGCACATGAGATTGTAGAAGAATATCACAGCGAGGAAGATGCAGTCAAGGCTCGTCAGGAATTTGAAAGTGTATTCTCCAAGGGTAATTTACCAGAAGATATTCCGGTAATTGAAATTGCAGAATCTGATTTAGAAGAGGGAGAACTCTGGATAGTTAAATTGGTAGCTGCAACTGGACTGGTTGATTCCAACAGTCAGGCTCGTCGAATGATTAAACAGGGTGCTGTAACTATAGATGACAAAAAGTATGAAAAAATAAATTTAGATATCAAAGTAGAAGACGAAATGATTATTCAGATTGGAAAGCGTCGCTTCGCTAAAATTAAATTAGTTTAG
- the alaS gene encoding alanine--tRNA ligase: MIKSGDEIRQAYLDFFESKGHLILDSAPLVPKNDPSLLWINAGMAPFKPYFDGSLEPPKKRIATSQKCIRTNDIENVGKTARHHTYFEMLGNFSFGDYFKEEAIVWGWEFVTEVLEFDPDKLWITIYEEDDEAFEIWHQTVGLAEERIVRMGKKENFWQIGTGPCGPCSEIHYDRGPEAGDSKEDVLGGDGDRYLEIWNLVFTQYNYTEAGEYKELPNKNIDTGMGLERVASILQETETNFETDLIKPIIDQTVEMTGIPYQKDEESLTAYRVIADHIRSASVAISDGALPSNEGRGYVIRRLIRRAARYGRKLGFEEPFLYKLVEITAEIVKGVAPDLKKQLAHVKNVLKSEEESFLKTLEQGLNILEEMLSQLKAEDKKVLQGKDAFRLYDTYGFPLDLTEDIAAEAGIKVDQKGFEKEMEAQRKRARAAREETSFSSGEVEKLYSEFKDQIEEDNFTGYHSLKEETQAIGLLKDNQKVDKLSQGDQGDIILIKTPFYAESGGQIGDKGVIQNENFEAEVKDTVKKAEVFVHQVEVISGQIELNDQVEAVVYNNRRQATARHHSATHLLHKALKEVLGDHVNQSGSLVAPDRLRFDFTHFSALKEAEIDEIERKVNQAVMENYPVETAVKAIDEAKEMGATALFGEKYGEEVRVVKMGDFSMELCGGTHVNATGDIGAFKIVSESGIAAGVRRIEAVTGEYALDYFNSKLDILNKTAAELKTEPDNLLDRVKQLQQQQKDLEKELEALKQKLAGSKKDELIDQLQQIEGVNVLTAELEDLDNSALRNLNDQLKDKIDSAVIVLASKADNKVIFVASVTKDLIEKGFKAGDIISKVAGIAGGGGGGRPDMAQAGGSKPEKTVAALAEVEKIVKEIAG, from the coding sequence ATGATTAAAAGTGGAGATGAAATAAGACAGGCTTATCTTGATTTTTTTGAGTCTAAAGGACATCTAATTTTAGATAGTGCGCCTTTAGTTCCTAAAAATGACCCAAGCTTGTTGTGGATAAATGCAGGGATGGCGCCTTTTAAGCCTTATTTTGACGGCAGTCTCGAGCCACCTAAAAAGCGTATTGCTACAAGTCAGAAGTGTATCCGTACAAATGATATAGAAAATGTCGGTAAAACAGCACGCCATCACACCTATTTTGAAATGCTGGGTAATTTTTCTTTTGGCGATTATTTTAAAGAAGAAGCCATTGTCTGGGGTTGGGAATTTGTAACTGAGGTGCTGGAGTTTGATCCTGATAAGTTATGGATTACAATTTACGAAGAAGATGATGAAGCTTTTGAAATCTGGCATCAAACAGTTGGACTAGCCGAAGAAAGAATTGTTCGGATGGGTAAAAAGGAAAATTTCTGGCAGATTGGAACTGGCCCCTGTGGTCCCTGTTCAGAAATTCATTATGATCGCGGTCCAGAAGCTGGAGACAGTAAAGAAGATGTGCTCGGTGGTGATGGAGACAGATATTTAGAAATCTGGAACCTGGTATTTACTCAGTATAACTACACTGAGGCTGGAGAATATAAAGAACTTCCAAATAAAAATATTGATACAGGTATGGGTCTGGAGCGAGTAGCTTCAATCTTGCAAGAGACAGAAACCAATTTTGAAACAGATTTAATTAAACCAATAATTGATCAGACAGTAGAAATGACAGGTATTCCCTATCAAAAAGATGAGGAAAGCTTAACAGCCTATCGAGTAATTGCTGATCATATTCGCTCAGCTTCTGTCGCTATTTCCGATGGAGCCCTACCTTCTAATGAAGGTCGTGGTTATGTAATCCGTCGTTTAATCAGACGTGCGGCTCGATATGGGCGCAAACTTGGTTTTGAAGAACCATTCTTATATAAATTAGTTGAAATAACAGCTGAGATTGTTAAGGGAGTGGCTCCCGATCTCAAAAAACAGCTGGCTCATGTCAAAAATGTTTTAAAATCTGAGGAAGAAAGTTTCTTAAAAACTTTAGAGCAGGGTTTAAATATTTTAGAAGAAATGTTGAGTCAATTAAAGGCAGAAGATAAGAAAGTACTTCAGGGTAAAGATGCTTTCCGTTTATATGATACTTATGGTTTCCCACTTGATTTAACTGAAGATATTGCAGCAGAAGCTGGGATTAAAGTTGATCAAAAAGGCTTTGAAAAGGAAATGGAAGCTCAGCGCAAAAGAGCAAGAGCAGCTAGAGAAGAAACTTCTTTTAGCAGCGGAGAAGTGGAAAAACTTTATTCCGAATTTAAAGATCAGATTGAGGAAGATAATTTTACTGGTTATCATTCTTTAAAGGAAGAAACTCAAGCTATTGGTCTGCTGAAAGATAATCAGAAGGTAGATAAATTAAGCCAGGGAGATCAGGGAGATATTATTTTGATTAAAACTCCATTTTATGCAGAGAGTGGAGGTCAAATTGGTGATAAAGGTGTAATTCAAAATGAAAATTTTGAAGCTGAAGTTAAAGATACAGTAAAAAAAGCTGAAGTTTTTGTACACCAGGTTGAAGTAATTTCAGGTCAGATTGAGCTTAACGATCAGGTTGAAGCAGTAGTCTATAACAATCGTCGTCAGGCAACAGCCAGACATCACTCAGCAACTCATCTGCTGCACAAAGCTTTAAAAGAGGTATTGGGAGATCATGTAAATCAGTCAGGTTCACTGGTGGCTCCTGATAGACTGCGTTTTGACTTTACTCATTTTTCTGCTCTTAAAGAAGCAGAAATTGATGAGATAGAAAGAAAAGTAAATCAGGCAGTTATGGAAAATTATCCGGTAGAAACAGCAGTAAAAGCCATTGACGAAGCAAAAGAAATGGGAGCAACTGCACTTTTTGGAGAAAAATATGGTGAAGAAGTAAGAGTTGTAAAAATGGGAGACTTTAGTATGGAACTGTGTGGAGGAACCCATGTTAATGCAACTGGTGACATTGGAGCTTTTAAGATAGTATCTGAAAGTGGTATTGCAGCTGGAGTCAGAAGAATTGAAGCTGTAACTGGAGAATATGCACTTGATTATTTTAATTCTAAACTGGATATTTTAAATAAAACAGCTGCTGAATTAAAAACTGAGCCTGATAATCTGCTGGATAGAGTTAAACAGCTGCAGCAGCAGCAGAAAGATTTAGAAAAAGAACTAGAAGCTCTAAAGCAGAAACTAGCAGGTTCTAAAAAAGATGAGTTAATAGATCAGCTGCAGCAGATTGAAGGAGTTAATGTGTTGACAGCAGAACTTGAAGATCTTGACAATTCTGCTTTAAGAAACTTAAATGATCAGCTGAAAGATAAAATTGACTCTGCAGTAATTGTGCTGGCCAGTAAAGCTGATAATAAAGTAATTTTTGTGGCATCAGTAACCAAGGATTTAATTGAAAAAGGATTTAAAGCTGGAGATATTATTTCTAAAGTTGCCGGAATTGCTGGCGGTGGTGGTGGTGGCCGTCCTGATATGGCTCAAGCAGGAGGTTCAAAACCTGAGAAAACTGTTGCAGCACTGGCCGAAGTAGAAAAAATTGTTAAAGAAATAGCTGGATAG
- a CDS encoding CvpA family protein, translating to MDIINFLDIIILVILLFFAYNGFKRGFIDQTSTILGLLAALFVAVRQYVYFTQFLEPYLDLSTSLLQFISFAVIFIVVNIVIHVLGITLKKIVDAIFLQPVDRVLGFLLGIFKAGIIVYLLILILVQIPHHKVNDVLNESFLATRIIEASPLIQSKIEEIFRP from the coding sequence TTGGATATTATTAATTTCCTCGATATAATAATTTTAGTTATCTTACTTTTTTTCGCCTATAATGGATTTAAACGGGGATTTATAGATCAAACAAGCACAATACTCGGACTGCTGGCTGCTTTATTTGTTGCAGTCAGGCAGTACGTTTATTTTACCCAGTTTTTAGAGCCATATTTAGATTTATCTACTTCACTGCTGCAGTTTATTTCTTTTGCAGTAATCTTTATTGTGGTAAATATTGTAATTCATGTTTTAGGAATTACTCTCAAAAAAATTGTAGATGCTATTTTTCTGCAGCCGGTAGACCGTGTTTTGGGATTTTTGCTGGGTATATTTAAAGCTGGAATTATCGTTTATTTGCTAATTTTAATTCTGGTCCAGATCCCTCATCATAAAGTTAATGATGTGCTAAATGAATCATTTTTAGCTACAAGAATTATCGAAGCATCACCATTAATACAATCAAAGATTGAAGAAATTTTTCGGCCATGA